In Eucalyptus grandis isolate ANBG69807.140 chromosome 4, ASM1654582v1, whole genome shotgun sequence, the following proteins share a genomic window:
- the LOC104440786 gene encoding calcyclin-binding protein has product MADEYALDLEELRQLQGIAKRPRVVSLISSEIRNLEKLSKDAVIAHASQTPVPISTQARDPSNPALNYVTLASFSYDQDSDKVKIYLSLEGADQEKIESEFKAMSFDLKIHDVQGKNYRFTIPKLNSKIVPEKSKVMVKPTRIIVTLFKASKGNWLDLQFKEDKLKPSIDKEKDPMAGIMDLMKNMYEEGDDEMKKTIAKAWTDARSGKTADPLKGYR; this is encoded by the exons ATGGCGGACGAGTACGCCCTCGACTTGGAGGAGCTGCGGCAGCTCCAGGGCATTGCCAAGCGTCCTCGCGTCGTGTCTCTCATCTCCTCGGAGATTCGCAACTTGGAAAAG TTGTCAAAAGATGCTGTTATCGCACATGCCTCACAGACTCCTGTGCCAATATCAACTCAAGCAAGGGATCCTTCTAACCCAGCTTTGAATTATGTCACGCTTGCATCTTTCAGCTATGATCAGGATAGTGACAAAGTCAAG ATTTATCTTTCTCTGGAGGGAGCTGATCAGGAAAAGATTGAAAGTGAGTTTAAGGCAATGTCATTTGACTTGAAGATCCATGATGTTCAAGGGAAGAACTATCGCTTTACCATACCCAAACTGAATAGCAAGATTGTGCCAGAGAAATCTAAGGTTATGGTCAAACCGACAAGAATAATTGTGACATTGTTTAAGGCCTCAAAGGGGAACTGGTTAGATTTGCAGTTCAAGGAGGACAAG CTAAAGCCTAGTATTGACAAAGAGAAAGATCCCATGGCTGGaattatggatttgatgaag AACATGTACGAGGAAGGAGATGATGAAATGAAGAAGACAATTGCAAAAGCATGGACGGATGCCCGATCTGGCAAAACAGCCGATCCTCTGAAGGGATATCGTTGA
- the LOC104440787 gene encoding katanin p60 ATPase-containing subunit A-like 2 — MAEEASRGPWSFLFAKKKESHDGQTDDKKAASDGNHPNGASNGNGYVKRASDLAIYEQYQNQGGNSGHSNGAPGSRIPERPQKPLFPPFESPEMLTLAESLSRDIIRGNPDVTWESIKGLENAKRLLKEAVVMPIKYPKYFTGLLSPWKGILLFGPPGTGKTMLAKAIATECNTTFFNISASSIVSKWRGDSEKLVRVLFDLARHHAPSTIFLDEIDAIISHRGEARSEHEASRRLKTELLIQMDGLTQTNELVFVLAATNLPWELDAAMLRRLEKRILVPLPEPEARRAMFEELLPQVPGEDALPYDLLVERSGGYSGSDIRLVSKEAAMQPLRRLMALLEDRREVVPEEELPNVGPIRPEDVEVALKNTRPSAHLHAHLYDKFNDDYGSQILQ; from the exons GCCTCCCGCGGCCCCTGGTCCTTCctg TttgcgaagaagaaggagtCGCACGACGGTCAAACCGACGACAAGAAGGCCGCGTCCGACGGGAATCATCCCAACGGCGCGTCGAATGGGAATGGATATGTCAAGAGAGCGTCCGATTTGGCGATTTACGAGCAGTACCAAAACCAG GGTGGAAACTCTGGGCACTCGAACGGGGCCCCCGGGAGCAGGATACCCGAGAGGCC GCAAAAGCCTCTATTTCCTCCCTTTGAATCGCCTGAAATGCTCACTTTAGCTGAGAGTTTGAGCAG GGATATCATTCGTGGGAACCCAGATGTTACATGGGAGAGCATCAAAGGcctagaaaatgcaaaacgctTACTTAAAGAAGCAGTTGTCATGCCAatcaaatatcccaa GTACTTCACTGGTCTTCTATCACCATGGAAGGGCATTCTCCTGTTTGGTCCTCCGGGGACGGGGAAG ACTATGCTTGCAAAGGCTATTGCCACTGAATGCAATACTACCTTTTTTAACATATCTGCATCATCAATTGTCAGCAAATGGCGCG GCGATTCGGAGAAGTTGGTGAGAGTCCTATTTGACCTTGCTAGGCACCACGCACCTTCAACAATATttcttgatgaaattgatgCTATCATTAGTCACCGTGGTGAGGCACGTAGTGAGCATGAAGCTAGTAGGCGTTTGAAGACTGAGCTACTTATTCAG ATGGATGGTTTGACACAGACAAATGAACTTGTGTTCGTATTGGCGGCAACTAACCTCCCCTGGGAGTTGGATGCAGCCATGCTCCGTCGTCTTGAAAAGCGA ATCCTCGTACCACTTCCAGAACCTGAAGCAAGAAGAGCCATGTTTGAGGAGTTACTACCCCAAGTGCCTGGTGAAGATGCACTTCCATATGATTTATTGGTTGAAAGAAGTGGAGGATATTCTGGTTCAGACATTAGATTAGTATCCAAGGAGGCTGCTATGCAACCTCTAAGAAGGTTAATGGCACTTCTTGAGGACCGACGGGAAGTGGTGCCGGAGGAAG AGCTACCGAATGTGGGACCAATTAGACCTGAAGATGTTGAGGTGGCTTTGAAGAACACGAGGCCATCGGCTCATCTCCATGCCCATCTCTACGATAAGTTCAATGATGATTATGGTAGTCAAATACTCCAATGA